catagtctctcatgattcaccttcccttccaatttcccccaactcccttctcctctctaacaccccttgtcctccatgctatttgttatgctccacaaataagtgaaaccatatgataattgacttgtttgttggtggtattttgatagagattccattaaatgtgtagattgctttggataatatagacattttaacaagagACAATAGATTTATATTAACATTATTTATCTGTCTCAAAAATGTCCATGGGAATGTTATTTAATAGATAAAATATGTTTACTTACCTTCTCTGTCAAAAAGAAACTCAATAAAATCCATCTCTTCCAGAGTTATTGGTTTGATTCTATTTAAGTTATGGTTCATTCAAGAATAGGTGAAGATTAGGTGAAGATTAGCAGGAAGGgtatcttttttgttctttgtctctctttctttgtctctctgtctctatctctgtctctctctctctctctctccctgtgtgtgtgtgtgtgtgtgtgtgtgtgtgtgtaggctttCAGTAAAAATGCCTATAGGAGTGTGAAAGAATCTTGATTGGTTAGAAGGATAATTTGATATTCGAGGCAGTTGTACTGGGTGGCTTTGTCAATCCTACAGAGAACTGTGCATTGGGATAGCCTTTGAGACAAAAAGATAAGATTTATGAACTTCTGTATCAACCAATCACTGAGTGAAGTCTGTTCCACCAGCGAGGAACTTGGGTGAGGCAGCTTCATTTTGATCAGAAAAATTCCAGTAGAATTCAGTTATATTCCAATATTCCTGGAAGCTGGGGAAGTAGTGTCTCAGTTCCACAGTACTGTTAACTGCATTTATAAGAGTCTGCCATAGCACAGTTCATATTCAACTGCTTCATCTAGTAAATTCATCCAGTCTGGAATAGCCCATCCAGTGTTTGGGTTGGTTCCTTTGCCTGAAGGAACATAAATATTAAAGGTTAGAGAATCAAATACAACAGACACCACTCACTTCAGTATTCTTGAAGCCTCAACTCATTATTTTCCACCTCTACTACCCTTTCTAAATTCCCCTCACCTAGTACCTTTATGGTCTAGGTGTATTTCATGGTGGAGTGACCCAGATCCTTATTGCCAAAAGGTATCAACCTCTAGATACCATGCTCTTCTCAGGGTATGGCTGATGGCCTTGTTCATTCATCATCAAAATTTGTCAGGAGAGTATGAAGAGATAACCAGCCAGTCATCTGAGTACTGAAcattttcttccatcttcccATTGTTTAGCAGCATCCTTGTTTTTTCCTGATTAGGGATTAATTACCCCTGCAAGGTTAGGGACTTCTTTTTGTGTCTGCTGGTCTCTGGACTTGAGAAGATAAAAGTTAGTAGGCAGGAGCtataacttaaattttaattgtACCCTTGTTGTATCTCCCACTCTGGGAATCAGAACCTCCTGCCCAACAGAACCTAAACTACAAGAATGAGAAGCAAAATTCCCAAATACGTGACTGAAAGTTATGTAAGTGGGGCTACTCTTAACTTTCTACACCTTTGTTCCCAGATACATGTATGTtagttatcatatatatatatctcttttttataattaaattatcaaATTTTCATACTGCTTCATAAGCTTGAGTAACTACTATTCAATTTAGGAATTAAACCACTATAGGACTttcataaaaattagaaagataTGAATAAATTACAGGAGATAGCTTTCAAACAGTTCTACTGAATGCAAGATATAATGTAGGAGGCGTGTAATTTGTGGATACCTGGTTGGAAATCTAACAGGCATGGCAGGAAATGCCTATTTTAATCATTATCTAATGACATTTGCCAAAAATGgatcaaaaaattaaatggaataacTGATAAGTCATTTTATAGCTTGTAAAGTGCTTTCATAAATACTTGATACTTGTCTCCATTTTGTGGATGATTAAActcaaatgaaaaaagcaaagtgGTGTGGTCAACTAAAGTATTTTGATTACaaataatttgttcttttaacTGTATTGCCCAATTGCCATGAATGCTACATATCAAGCTTCCCCTATCAGTGTGATTTCTAGCATTTACCTCTGACTTGAGTAGTTCTCCAATTGTTTTGCCTCATAATTTCTCTCTAGCTCAGGTTGTAGTTCTTGGGCATCAAAGAGTTAATGTACTAGGCCCACCTGTTTTCCTGTAAGtaagtttacaaaaaaaaaaaaaaaaaatcagtcaggcTGTTTTTCTATTCCTCCCAAAGGTCCCTATCCCAGAGGGAAGTAGAAGTAGGAACATCTAGATAAAATGGAAGTCCAACTTGAAagttcttacttttattttcaggGACCTATTGAGCATCTAGTTTTGGTAAGTGCAATTAAATGAAAATCcatttgtttttgaagaaatgcttatgggaaggaaaaggaagtggtttggtgtgtgtatgtatgtgtatgtgtgtgttctgtgtATGTAAATGGAGTGTGAATGGGAGTACGTGGCCTGAAATTTAGGAAAGATTTTATTAACGCTAGTATTAAGAAGGTCCCATTTACTGATAATACCATAAATCAAAGTAAACTGTATTGTCAATTAAGATAGAAAAAGTCCTCCTCAGTCAGTCTAGGACTTGATGTGTGGAATGGTTGGTTAGGAAATTTTGGTGAAATAATTTTTAGTTGATATTTATTGATTATCTTCATATGTTAAAGACTGTATTAGACTACTTTATATACATGGTTTTCATAGTTATATAATAACTATTTTAGATAgatattgttttttttattatgttcagttatccactgtatagtacatcattagtttttgacgtagtgttcaatgattcattagttgtgtatagaTACTgtgtttataatatttaatggAAGAGTATATACATCTATTTGGAAACCTAAGCAGCTTACCCAGATTCACACAGATGACAAATTGCCAAGCTGAATACATAGCTGGAGATTACTGCATCAGATCTGAGGGCTTATTTTGTACCTTAAAGATGGAAATTCTAAGAGGTCTGAGCAATGTTTGATACAATGATTGTCATCCTTGAAAAATGGTCTTCCTTTGATATCCACTATATCCCATTCTGCTAGTTTTTCTCCCATATATCTGGATATTCTTGGACAAGATCCTCTCAACAATCTTGTTTCTCTTCCAGGTTCTGagatttaaaatttctattttatacatttttattgggTGATCTCACCTACTTTCATGGCTCATTTCTGCTAAAGTTCATACTGCATGTCCAAAAGAATAGTCTGAATAAGAACAAGTTTACCATTAAGAATGTAGGTGAGCAGAGTGAGTATAAATATCCCTTAGTTATTAGTAGAGATGAAAAGGAGAAGACATTAAGAAAtgattgcaggggtgcctgggtggctcagtcagttaaacatctgccttcagatcaggtcatgatcccagagtcctggtactGAGgcccatatcaggttctctgctcagcggggagcctgtttttccctctcccctctgtcagttctctctcactatctctttaaaaaaagaataaaagaaattattctacatgttttacattttttccacTCACATTTAGTTTTTGTACTTTTGCTGAGAGCATTTTATGTTCCAGAAACTATGTTGATAACAgatagatgaaaataaataaaatttcttctgtGCCTTTCAGTATTTAGCAGTCGGTTTatatggtggtggtggggttggCTGGGGAGGGATACATGAAAACACGTTATAAAATAGTGTagatgggggatgcctgggtggctcagttcgttaagcagctgccttcggctcaggtcatgatcccagcgtcctgggattgagtcccacatcgggctccttgctcagcagggagcctgcttctccctctgcctctgcctgcctgtgcttgctctctccccctctctctctctgacaaataaattaaaaaaaaacttaaaaaaaaaaaatagtgtacatggggcacctgggtgactcagttggttaagcattagcctttggctcaggttatgatcccaggactcttggatctctctctctatatatatatatatatcaaataagtaaataaaatcttaaaaaaaataatgtagaaacTTCATGGTAAAGGACATACAACAgatgtgatgagggagcaggaggctggctgaagacaaagcaaaagttggcaccttgcaccccctctccatccacTCCCCCCCTgggtaatatgtgtagcattcctcaggcacccctgactgccacaaatgataaacaaatagttaacttgcagagatcacaatcctgcaagacaggagtctcctttggtttacaaatgtcctagagatctacaaacaaagaagttaccttatcaatagcagaATTTCCAGAGGCAAAAAACTCAGTTGCTCAAGCCCtaatgcctccctccccaccataaacaaaactgaaggaggctgaggtagacggaaatgtaaatatagttaaatctcttctaaacctaaatctcactaacaaagataattgatagcaggattgtgacatcccaccaagaatctcccaactatctggatgttaatggctggcctaaagacaacattgatcaagattcaagggcaaggcctcctataccctggcaccttgtaggccctctttagcatatgactatgttgaaacctcccttcccctcaccttcccccaaccacagggtacataacctgccagccctcacaacccagggcagcagctcttcctgcccaccggtcctgtccccgtgctttaataaacttccattttgcaccaaaaatgtctcaagaattctttcttggtcatcggctccggacctcagcccactgaacctcacctaggttctagaactttatCAGATGTATTCTCTGAAAGACCTAAGTCAGTACCCCTCTGccaaagagtaaaagaaaagatgaagaggTATCAGAACAAAATTTGCTAACTGGGCAGTCTGACATATTAGATATAGAATGATTATCATGGTATTTGGAAATCTACTATCACCCTTGAAATGTACATTCTTTGGGTGTGACATTAGGCTTCTGCCATGGTGGGAGACAAATAAGACCTGTAAAAGACTTAGGAGCTCCCAGCCTAGCATTTACAGCTCAGTTCAGAAGCTGGCAAAACAAATCTGCATCGATAGTGCCcagaaaatatcaaatatattggTAGAGGGCTGCTTGTTTCATATTATGCTTCCTCTAGTTATTGTCTAGAGAATTACAAAATACAATATCAATTCATAATCAAACTTCAATTCAGGTGATCCCAATAATTTCCTGTGTCCTCTGTATTCTCCACTGAAGATTGATTTTTCTTCTACTGCCATTTGAACTTATAAAAATTATGGAGTGTAAACTCTAAACTTCTTTGGCTCTCCTTTCATTTTGGGGTCTGCAattgaaattattaatttaataaatttcatttacttatgtATATATTCATCATGCTTACTAAAAACACAGATGGGAATTATGATGGTTATCTTATGAGACTGATGTACTACCTACTGTGTTAATGAGGCACCTTGATGGTTATCTTAGATATCTATATTTCCCCAGCAGTTTAGTCTGATTATTCAATATCGTGATATCCAGAAGCTCAACAAATTCATAATAAGTTGAAagactatatatttttccttggaaaatataatttgtgAACTTTTTAATAGAGACCCTAAAAATAATACgaagtttattttaatatataggtgaatttataatttttacaaagGGAAACTGAATGATGGGATGTTTTTCATTTAGAATTTCTTTGACTAATTCAGTCATGAATATAGAATAGAAGATAATTTGATCAGGAGAGATACGGTGAACATACAGCTGATGCTACTTACTATATGGCATCAATACTTTCCTTCGAATAATAACATATACCCTGAAGTGTGGTGCACAGTTGCTTGAAGTAGGAACTCTTTCATTTCAGATTAGTTTATAAATTTACTTTCTAGCATTTAATATTTACCACATATTCTCAGGgatctttgattattttcttaaaatgttatttttaactttttacataAGGTCAGGATCTTGTTATAAAGCCAATGAGACAACTACTAAAGATCATGTGGAGAACAGTGAGAAAGATTCTGCATGCCTATCACTGACGCAAGCAAAGCAGCTCTGTTTTGATATGATGAGTTCATATTTGGCTAAAAGTTGTGGAAAACCACAATCATAGGATAAATTGTTACAATTGAAATTCCCATGTTGGAGAACATAAACATGTTTAAGGACTTTTGATAAGTGTTGAAAATtgcattttattactattatgcCAAATATGCTTCTGAGCACAGCATGTAAGAGAGGTGCTTATCTCCACAACACTGATCCAGAAGTGTGACTGctttttatttatgtgatttCAGATTTGGCTAAAAAGTTCCTATTCCCATTCATGTCTGCTTTCAATAATTCTGAGGTCCAGCTTTTTCTTCTGATTGGAATCCCAGGACTGGAACATGCCCACATCTGGATCTCCATTCCTATTTGCCTCATTTACCTGGTTGCCATCATGGGCAACAGCACTATCCTCCTTATCATTAAGACAGAACCTTCGCTTCATGAGCCCATGTATTATTTCCTTGCCCTGTTGGCCATCTCTGACCTGGGCctgtctttctcctcccttcctaccATGCTGAGAATCTTCTTGTTCAATTCCATGGGAATTTCACCCAATGCCTGCTTTGCTCAAGAATTCTTCATCCATGGATTCACTGTCATGGAATCCTCAGTGCTTCTAGTTATGTCTTTGGATCGCTTTCTTGCCATTCATAATCCCCTGAGATACAGCTCTCTCCTCACTGGCCACAGAGTTGCTAAAATAGGATTGACAATAGCCATCAGGAGCATTCTTTTAGTGCTTCCATTCCCATTCACTCTCAGGAGATTAAAATATTGTCAGAAGAATCTCCTTTCTCACTCATACTGTCTGCATCAGGACACCATGAAGCTGGCCTGCTCTGACAACAAGATCAATGTTATCTATGGCTTCTTTGTTGCTCTCTGTACTATGCTGGACTTGGCATTAATTTTTCTGTCATATATGCTGATCCTGAAGACAGTACTCAGCATTGCCTCTCTGGCAGAGAGGCTCAGGGCCCTCAATACCTGTGTCTCCCACATGTGTGCTGTGCTCACTTTCTATGTACCCATCATTGCCCTGGCTGCCATGCATCGCTTTGCCAGGCACAAAAACCCACTAGTTATAATCCTTATTGCAGATATATTCTTGTTGTTGCCACCTCTAATGAACCCCATTGTGTATTGTGCAAAAACTCAGCAAATCCGGGAAAAGGTCTTGGGAAAGTTGTTTAACATATGTAGGagatagaggtgcctgggtggctcagtgggataaacctctgccttcagctcaggtcatgatctcagggtcctgggatcaagccctacaacagggtctctgctcggcagggagccttcccccactctctctctgtctgtctatctgcctacttgtgatctctgtctgtcaaatatataaataaaaaaaaacatatgtaggagataaaaattcaaatatggaAGTAATAAATTATCAACCAGTAAATATGAATTGGCACCTATTTCAGTACCATGGTGGTCACTATCTAGTGGAAGACTGTGGGAGAGTGAAAGGAATTTACAATAAAGTCAAGAATACATTATTGAATTGGAAGGATGAAATGATCAGGTGATAGATGATATGATTCACAGAAGATTAATCCACATTTTGAGTAGTTGAAACAAAACACTATATAATGGAGCAGTTGGGTTTGAGTCATCTCCTAAATAATGGATAAAATTGGACAGATTGTGACTATTACTcaagcagcatttattgaatttatatatttacaatgtACACTCACTATACTATCAAGGAGAAATGAACTAGCAAGGCACATAGAAGCCATGAAGGCTGTTAGTCTGGCTGGAATAAGAGTATAATTTGGCAAATCGTGAGGGATAATTTTGACAAGTGTGAGTGAACCACATTTTGGAGTACCTAGAAAAGCCTTGAACAGTCTAAATGCAGGAAGTACTGGGGAGACAATTTAATATCTACAGCAGATGGCTAACACGATGGATCAGATGTTACGAAAAGCATGTCTGAAAGCAGGAGCAAGATGGATTctattgagagagatgaagagGGCACGGACAGGAGGCTGCAGCAACAATCCCACTATGGAGTGATTCTGGGAACGGGCAGAGACAGAATAAAATCATTTaggttgctttttgttgttgatttttgttgttgttatacaACAAACATAATTTATAAGAAATTCACAAGTTCCACTAAACAATGAGCGTACAGACATAAGTGACTGAATATTCAAAGACAGACATGCTGAAAGAGGAGGCCGGCATACTGCTTATCTGTCACAGCTGGAAAGGTAGCATTGCCCTCATTTGCAAGACAATAATATTTAGTTGTAGACAGgggagtaaaatattttaaacaagatTCAATCATCAAACTGTGAAGATCCTCCCTTATGACGttaactcaaatatttttttcattcactgaTTCCTCCTGCAGCTGTTTTAGTTCAGATTTAAAATTCCCCAGGTTTATCCTATCATCCCTTAAATTGAAATgaactgaaggattttttttaaagattttatttatttatttggcagacagagatcacaagtaggcagagaggcaggcagagggagagggagaagtaggctcccctccccgctgagtggaaagcccgatgtggggcttgatcccagaatcctggtttcatgatctgagctgaaggcagaggctttaacccactgagccacccaggtgcccctgaaggatctttttaaaatgtaaatgccaCCACACTTAAAATACTTCAATAGATGTCCGATTAGTTACCAGATAATGGTAAGACTCCATGTTCACACAAGAGCTTTCCATTTTTCAATGCCTGTGTTTGTCTACTACTTTATCTGTTAATACTCTGCCTTGTGCTTCGATGGTGTAATATAAATACTTTACATTATTACTTATACCTAATCATTTGCTTATGGGGTATTATATATCAGGAATGCTGTATTAGTTTTTTATTGCTGCACAACAAGTTATCATAAAACTAATGGCTTGAAGCAACATAAATTAATTATCTTACAATTCTATAAGTCAGAGGTCTGACATGAGTTTTACTGGGCTGAGGTCAAAGTGTTGGCAAGCCTGAAATTCTTTATGGATTTTTTCTAGCTTCTTAGGCCACCTGCATTTTTTGATTCAAGTCTCCCTTTCTTCATccacaaaaccagaaaaattatATCTCCTGTGCCTTTTGTCCATTGTTGCATCTCCCCCTCACCATAACTAGGAAAGGTTCTCTGCTTTTGAGGATTCATGTAATTAATtggggcccacctggataatctagGATACTCTCCCTATCTCAAGTATCAAACCTTAATTACATCCACAGAGTGTTTTTTTGCCAGATATggcaatatattaataaatttcaGGGATTAACATTTTGGTTGGAATATTATTCTGCTAAGAAAAATGcctttcttcaattttttgagaTTTCTCCCATTTAACAATTCAGTAGGAATATACTTCCTCTATTACTACTGGCTGGCACTCCAAGCATAATAAATTCATACCTAAATTTTGTTCCCTTTCATGGTGTACTGATTTCTACAATGcaatttcaacaaatattaactcTTAATTGTTTAAATGTTGTTGGCTTTTGCCAAAGTGTAAATCCTATGATCTATAAATGTCTGTACATCTTACTTATTTTTGCATCCCTATTTCTTAACACATACTTGGACAaaaaatgattcaatatttgttgaTAAGTTTGTGAATTCATCACCAACCATCATTGAATAAAATTGCTGCTCATTTCCTAAGCTTAAAACCCTGAGcattttggggcccctgggtggtgtagttggttaggcatctgactcttcttttcagctcaggtcacaatctcagggtcctgagatcaaaccctgcatccaGCTGAgcttagtgaggagtctgttgaagtttctgtctccccttgcccctccctaTATGCAtgtttctgtctctctaaaataaataaataaattcttaaaaacaaaaatcctgagCATCTCtgtggacagaggcctgaaattATACTGTGTTAATCACCACAGATTAGAGCATGTCATGATGTCCTCAAGCAGCTCCTGTCCCGCAGTCATGCCAAGCCTAACAGAAAGTCTATAACGTCCACCAGAACTTTGCTGTCTGCTTTGTGAAAAGCCAAGAACTGCCTCCCCTGTTATTTCTCTCAACTCAAATCTATTCTTACGACAGAGTCCACTATCTCACTTTATTTTCCATATCCAAACTgacatgaaattcttttttttttttttggatggaaaATCAAACTGTAGgcttattggttttattttacaCAGTGccatataatttgtttttttaataaactagatgtttttgtttcatgtagGAATATTCTTAGTGTTGTTTGCCTGTGGATTTTATGAtatattagaaattttaattatAGTAAATAAAAGTACTAATTAAACATGGTGTACCAGAACAGTtgtaagaaatcaagaaaataatgccaaaaacaaaatctgtaatgtgcctttctctatttccttcttAGAGATCTAAATGTATAATTGATAGCCTCAGAAAAATAATTCGCTTCGTTGATCATCATTATAATTTAGACTCCAAGAAAATAAGTTAGAGATAATTAGTCCAGCTTTTTCACTCTGTAAGGGAGGAAATGGACACCCCAAGTCGATGACTTGCTCAGACTTAACCATCATGCATGAATGATTAGTGGTAGACCAAGAAGCTAATTAGCCTGCCTCCTTCAGTGCTCTTGCTCAGTTTCCCCTTTATGCTTAAGGGGTACGTACTCAAATGTTGGATTTGGTGCAGATTCTTCCAGACTTCTACTTTCAGTCTGTGTTCCCAAGGGGAGACAATCCTTAAGGAAAATGAGTGTATGCCTAGAAATTCATAGTGACAAAGTTATTTCTTCAAGATCCATTGGTAAAGCTCACTTGCCCATTGGAAGCCCAGCAGAAAACAGATTTGTTGATCCCTGGCCTTCATTATTATCCTCATTGTTACCCTCTCCCATTGGagattttttccaaagattttcagAGTCCTCAGATGACCTCCAATCAGTCTCTGTACTTAGAAAACAGCATGCAGGTTATTGTCATTTGGTGACAAAATTTTGCTGAGTATCAAATGTTGGTTGTATCCATCTGTTCTTCCAATGAAGCCTAAAAAGTCTTAAGTGAAGCTGACCATACAGGTGATGTCTTCAGGCATACAGAGCCCATGGAATGGCCTCGACCATTTGCCAGTTGCATTGTAAGTCATGTTATTGTAGGTTTGATGACTTTCTTCCATGACTTTGCAAGAAGAACTGCCACCTGACATCCAGGCAGTTGAGACAATGTTACAGCAGCCTCCAGATGCAAGCAGTCCCAAGCTTCTGAATGCACCTTGGGAACAGAATGTGGAGATTACAGAGCTCTCAATAATTCTCAGAGCAGAAATTGTGTCTTCTCTGGCCTCTGTGGTAGTATTCTGATCAGTCTGACATGAAATTCTATAGGTGTTTTTCTCCCAACCATCTATCAATTTTTCCTGATCTATTTCTTCTGCCATAATCCTTATCCAAATCACCATCCTCCCATTCAAGAACGTTTTTATCAGGTCTTAATTTGGACCCTTCCTTCAATCTTACTCTCTAATTTGCTCTCTACTTTGCAGCCAGAGTGACCTTTTGTAAACAACTTATATTATCCACTTACTTAAAACACTCTTATTCTCTCTTACTACAATTGGAGTAAAGAACAGTCTATGGTACTAAAAAACCACCCCTCTCATCCCCCACTGGCCCGAGCCATGATCTGGCTGCTGTGTCTTTTTCTACCTTACTTTGGGTCAAGAGGCTGAAAACACCTGGACCTCTTTGCTGTGGACACCATGAAAACTCAGGCTAGGATAAATAGACAACAGCTTGAGAACAAAGACGTACAAATGGGAAGGAGCCATGTAATTCATTGATTACAATGAATTTTTGATTTGCAAATAAAGAACCAGAGCCCAGAAAAATGCAATGCCTTTCTTAAGGCCACACAACAAATGATAACTGAAATGGTTATAAGTGAATTTCAGAGTATTTCCATATAGTCATTTGTTTTGATGCTTAACTTAACTTATTAAAGTAGATATTATAAGTCCCgaaaacttctgaaaaaaaaaaaaaatccaatggggtaaaagaagggagaaattgGAAGAAAGGAGAATTACTTTTTTTGAGTTAAAGAACATGTCAGACCTAATTTATTCTAGACCTTCCAAAGGTGAGGGCACTGTAGGGTTGGTTCTGGGTGTGGTAGGTGGAAGAATTGAAACCATGaacaatgaaggaaagaaggtgCTAGGATTTCACCATCCTTCATGTGTTGTCATATTTTTAGGAGGGAATAAGATCTTGGATGGGTTAATTTCGTGTTCTGGAGAGATTAGGCCAGATATCTGAGAGGCAAATATAGTACATACACTTGATTAAcgatatatattttattccataCTGTACCAAATACATTATGcacagtatctcatttaatctttgtggTAAATATCTGAAGTAGATATTACGCCTGTCCAAAGTTTATGGCTTTGAGAAATTAAGTGATTACTAAAATTTAAGGCCTGAGGACTGAACTCAGATCTCTTTAGGCCCACTTGCCTTTGTTCTAAAGTTTTATGTTATGTCATCTTGCAGGAtataagcaaaacagaaaaaaaatgaaagaattggcTGTTCAGGGGATAATGATAGGCCAGATGTGCAAAGTGGTGGTCCACAGGACGAAGCTTGCATAATAAGGCTTTGTTTTATTCATAAAActgtgaattatttaaaaattgagctaGTTCTCAACCTTTACAAAAATCATGAAATTTTACATAAGAACCTGGGCATTTTCTAtgttacattttaaagaatgtatttcatattttatcaaGTATTTTTTCAAAGCAACTTTTTGACTTTGTGCTATTcatatacaataatatattttattatttctaattatataacctttttttagtatagttgacccacaacattatattagtttcaggtgtacaacatagtgacttaCGGccaattaatctgtgacaaaggagacaagaatatacaatggggaaaaggcagtcttttcaataaatggtgctgggaaaactggacagctaaatgcagaaaaatgaaactggaccacattctAACACCAtacactaaaataaatttaaaatggattagagacctaaaggtgagacctga
The genomic region above belongs to Neovison vison isolate M4711 chromosome 7, ASM_NN_V1, whole genome shotgun sequence and contains:
- the LOC122914124 gene encoding olfactory receptor 51A7, which codes for MSAFNNSEVQLFLLIGIPGLEHAHIWISIPICLIYLVAIMGNSTILLIIKTEPSLHEPMYYFLALLAISDLGLSFSSLPTMLRIFLFNSMGISPNACFAQEFFIHGFTVMESSVLLVMSLDRFLAIHNPLRYSSLLTGHRVAKIGLTIAIRSILLVLPFPFTLRRLKYCQKNLLSHSYCLHQDTMKLACSDNKINVIYGFFVALCTMLDLALIFLSYMLILKTVLSIASLAERLRALNTCVSHMCAVLTFYVPIIALAAMHRFARHKNPLVIILIADIFLLLPPLMNPIVYCAKTQQIREKVLGKLFNICRR